The segment caaaaaaaactgaacCAATTTACTGTAGAATCATTAATCATATTAGACGGTAATGCACAGAAATAGGTCAGTATACTTTTATctattacaaataaaaccaatttGACCATGACTTCGGTTAAAATAACCTCATATGTCATTCAATTGATTTGCTGAATTGTGTCTTTAAAGCTCATTTTGTGGAATGaaacaaaagtttattttaagggAATCCCAGTCTGTTTCACTGTGCCAACTCACCCACTTCGCCAGGGCAGGGTAGTCATGCTCTGGATCAAAGAGGTGCTGATGTTTCTGGAACTCACGACTGAACTCGGCAGTGTCTGGAGAGTTCTCTATGCATCCATCCACAGCtagaaaaatatcacattttaaaaactgagaAATATGGACTTCTCATTTTCTGAGAATATTCAGATAACACTGAAGTTTagtgttgcatctgtgtagtcATTCCTGTCTGTAAACATCTTTAATCATTCTATCTGTAGTCTTTAAACTCTCCAGGCTCAGTAATTGTTTACTGTTTTTTCAGAATAAACTGTATCACTGTATTTTTGTGGATTTTGATCATTTCTGCACTTTCGGATGCTTACCAGTCTTTCCCAGGGGGCAAGGATTAGGAGGGTCGGGATACCCATGGTCCTCACTGAACTCTTTGGGAACATTGTCTCCAGTTAATTCTGCAACGATGTTAGGGATGTTCCCGTATGGTCCAAGATGTTGAAGCCCTTCGTGGGCACCACCTAGTGGACAAAGTGTAGAATAATAAACGTGAAGGCAACCTCATCATGGTGTCTAAGCCATTGAACAGAGGATATCATAAACATACAATTAAGCCGTTTTTAATATGTGTTTGTCATGTGTTTTcgataaatgttttaaattctaCAGTCTTTGCATTTAGCATACACACAACATAGATCTACGTTTATAATAaacttatatttataataaagcgCGCCCtaaagaaaactgttttttatacAAAGCTTGTACCTTGGATGCTAAGAGGACCCACTATGTTGGTGGCCTGGTGCGCAGGATACTCGACCCTGGGCCGAGCGATGCCCAGCTGCTCCATCACACCGTGGAGCAGGCGCTGGAGATCAGCCTCCGACACCTGATCTGCCGTGCGTGGACTGCGACCAGAAACCACGACCAACACGCTTATCATGACACTCAGAAGAACCGTGGGTGTCATTTTCGGGTCCGAACCCATCGTTGACGTTTACTACATTAAcgataaacagaaaataatagatagctaaattatataaaaaggttttttaaagtacatttcaatatatttatgtGACGTGCGCATCATGATGTATCATTTAGAGTTGACGGAGAATACATACTCACAAAAACAGATCGCTGTTGTGTACGTCACAGGTAAACAGGCTTCCTGAAGAACACAGGCCATCATTTGAAATGCATGAATTTGGCATGAAAATAGATAATCGTAGTCGTATTTTTGCAAATCTATAAAACAAGCGTGTTATGGCATGAAGCCTTAAAAATGACGGCGTATTAAAGAGATAACTTACCATGTAATATGGATCGAGAGATGGTCTCGCTCAACAGAGATGCCGTCCTCCTCCACGCATCATTTGCTCTGTTGCCAAGCACCCGAATCATCTGCCTGTACAAATGACCATTAGCTGACGTAGTGTGACActgcaaacatgttttttacgTCCGTGTTTCGGTGTTACATTGCTTCATAAAGTGAAAACGTTAGTTGATAAATACAagttaatgtatttacagtaaataaatacaatttaaaatttCAGTAGGCTATATGGAAACACCTGTATGCTAATTTCAGTGAGCTGTGTGGTCGTCTTCGTCATTTATCCCTGAAGGGAGTACATTCTGGAAGTTCTGGTTTTCATTGCAAATAGGCTGTAAACTATCGGTTGTTTTCAAACACATTACAAAATTATTCTATGCAGTTTGTTTTAAGCCTTATTACAGTAGgatctaatgttttttttccagacaGATACACAGAAAACATATAGTTTCCATTACAGTTTTTCTAAGTCACTTTGGTGCATTTCTCACATAACTATTGACATTTGCACAACATTTAGTTCAACCTCCACAACATTTAGGCTGTGCACATCATAGTAGCATTTTCTCATTCCTTCCAACAAATATCAAATGCTTTTGGACATCAATTGCTTTCATACAACTCTCTGCTGTTTTATGACATTATCATTTGCTTATGTCATGTCAGTCAAAATTGACTAAACATGTGAATGCTGAATAGTCATTCCATATAAAACTAATAGTCCTCATTTCATTGCTTTAGTCATTACAtgcaaaaatgttgaaatagttgtcaaaatcttaaaaaaaattgaacaaaattgTCTCAGGTGAATTTTTCTCTTCCTGGAGGTGGAAGGTACTGTATATGACCAGCATCCACATACCCAAATGGCCCTGCTAGTGGCCATGGATGCAgcatgtgatgacatcacagcagaGTCCTGCAGAGGGTGGATTCGCCACTCGAGGAGATACATTTCTCGCTGCATTGCAAGAGATGATATTCGCTGTGATGTAGATGAAACTATGTGGCCAGACAGAGAGGAACGTCTGGATGTGCATGAATGATTTACAGTACtatgtatgttgtatgttcAGTTCCAATATGTACTGCAATATTGTTTACAGTTGTGCACAGCTCTACCCAAAGGGAGTTGAtgtttgttgtaaataatggtgtatttatacttttgcacaatgctgtgaacaaattaGAATTGCAAAGAGCATACgcagtaaaaatgtgaaacataCATATTCAGTTCCTTGTACTCAGATACCTCACTAAATACAGTAATGTCTAACTTTACTGTAGTTTTCAAATGGCTGTGCAAATTGTATATAGTGCTGTCTTGAGCATTTTCAGGAAGTGTCACCaaaa is part of the Triplophysa dalaica isolate WHDGS20190420 chromosome 13, ASM1584641v1, whole genome shotgun sequence genome and harbors:
- the LOC130434861 gene encoding LOW QUALITY PROTEIN: neuroendocrine protein 7B2 (The sequence of the model RefSeq protein was modified relative to this genomic sequence to represent the inferred CDS: inserted 1 base in 1 codon), producing the protein MGSDPKMTPTVLLSVMISVLVVVSGRSPRTADQVSEADLQRLLHGVMEQLGIARPRVEYPAHQATNIVGPLSIQGGAHEGLQHLGPYGNIPNIVAELTGDNVPKEFSEDHGYPDPPNPCPLGKTAVDGCIENSPDTAEFSREFQKHQHLFDPEHDYPALAKWNEGLLYEKLKGGPKRRKRSPNPYLMGQRLDSVVAKKSVPHFPEDDEVEXATSNIKT